CGAAATAAAAAATAGTCTAACAAATGATAATATAAAATTAAAATATATTTGGCATAAAAAGAACTATGGCGTATCTAGTGGGCGTAAAGTAATATTAGATAATTGTCAAACTCAATATATTATTTTATATGATGATGATGTTTGTATTCCAGATATAGATGGTACAATTAACCATGTTGTTACAGAATTTGATAATAACAAAAAAACATTTGGAATTTCTTTCAATATTATCGATCACTCAATAGATACACATAATCGCTTTGAAATACCACATAAAGATAAAGATATAGATATGTCACAAGATTTCTATACTTACATTATGATTGGAGCCGGTCATGCATTAAGAGTTGATAAGGCTCTAGAAGCTGGCAATTATGCTGATGATTTTGGACTTTATGGATTTGAAGAAGTTGATCTAGGTTTTAGAATTATTAATCTTGGTGGTGAAATTAAATATCTTTCGAATTGCGTAGTTAGACATAAACGTTCTCCTGATGGACGATTTTCTAATAAACAAGTCAGTTATCAAGCTTTTGTTAATCGTTCAATTATGGCAAAGCGCTATTTTCCTAAAAGGTATTATATATCTTGTTTAATAGTCCGGGGCTTGTTTTTATTAAAAACAACGAAAGATTTTAATATTCTTATTAAAGGGTTAAAAGAAGTATTCAACGATGAGCAAAATCAAAAGTTTTCTCAGTACTTCTTTGATTATGTTAATAAAGTGAAAGGATTTATTTGGTATTAATATGAAGCTTACAGTTGTTTCCATATATCACAATCGCCAGGATTATATACAAGAATCTATTGATTCTGTTGTTGAACAATTATCAGATAACATGCAACTATTATTAGTTGATGATGGTTCGACAGATGATACATATATTCGGTTAAAAGAATTCGAAAGAAATAATGTAAAAGTTATTACTCAAAAAAATATGGGTTTTACAAAAACTATTATCAACGTGATCGAAAATTCAGATTCCGAATTTGTAGCTATCCATGGTTCTGGTGATGTTTCTTTACCTGGTCGATTAAAACATCAATTAGAGTTCTTAGAATCTAACCCAGACTACGGTGTTGTTGGTTGCTATTGTCATTTTACCGACATGGTAACAAAGGATAATATTTCCACGTTCGGGCATGATATAGATGGTGATGTTAGTACTAAGCTATTATCATATAATATTTATACCCATGGTGAAGTGATGTTTACAAAGTCTTTTTATGATCAAGTAGGTGGTTATAGAAAGGAGTTTAAGTATTCACAAGATTATGATTTATGGTTAAGAATGAGCTCTGTCTGTAAGTTTCATACTTTAAAACAAACTTTCTATAAAAGAATGGTTAATGTCGATGGCTCTGTAAACAGCAACGCACATAAATTGTATCATCAATTGCTATTTTCTGAGTTTGCTAAGTATTGTCATACTAAAAGACTTAATCATGATAAAGATCCTTTAGATAGTAATGGAACGGCGTCTTTATTAGAATTTACTATTAATAGTAAATCTTTAATTAAACTGTGGAAAAAATCGATTTTAGAAGGTAAAGATTTTTTAACTTATTGTCCGAGCAATTCATTTAATTATATATTACGACTGTCAGTTCCTGTTCTTTATCCATTTCGTAGTCTTTTGTCAAAAATATTTGGTAAGAATAAAGTTTAGTTTTTAACCTATAGCAAGGCTGATTAATAATTAGTTTATTATTTAAGTTAATATATTCATGTTTGTTGTTCATTTCTTGGTTAATTATAGATAAATAACTAAAGTAATCAGTTAATTCCTGTTTTTGAACACTATAAATAGAATGTGTTATTAGCATAGAATGCTTGTAACTAGGTGACTCAAGGTTTGAAAATTTAAGGTATCTGCAAGCGTAAGTCAATGCAGAAAAAGTGTATGGAAAATTGAGCTTAATGTAAGAAAAATATTAAGTATGCAAACTGTTAAATTATCGACTTGTATTGCGTAAGTCTATAGGAATTAAGTAGGAAAGGGTACATTCAACATAAAAAATGTATCGTATTACGGATGACGATATGGAATAAGTATTCGTAATCCTTGAGCGCACGAGATATTCATGTGTCTCCGTAGGCTCTAAAGTTGGCATGGTTTAAAAAGAAAGTTAAAAACACGATATATTGAGTTTAGACTAAGGAATAGATATGAAGTATTTAGTAACGGGAGCGGCTGGTTTTATTGGTAGTGTCGTTGTCGAGCAGTTAACCAAGAATGGTCATCAAGTTGTTGGTATCGATAACCTAAATGACTATTACGATGTAGCGTTGAAAGAAGCACGGCTAGCGCGTATTCAAAACCCTAATTTTAAATTGGTGCGGTTAGATATCGCGGATCGTGATAGTGTTGCGAGTTTATTTGCCTCTGAACAGTTTGATAAGGTAATACATCTTGCTGCACAAGCTGGCGTTCGCTACTCGATCGAAAACCCGCATGCGTACGCTGATTCAAACTTAGTCGGACATTTAAATATTTTAGAAGGCTGCCGTCATAATCAAGTGAAGCATTTGGTGTATGCGTCATCAAGCTCAGTTTATGGATTGAATGCGAAAACGCCGTTTGCAACGTCAGACTCGGTGGATCACCCTGTATCTTTGTACGCCGCCACTAAGAAGTCTAATGAACTCATGGCGCATAGTTACTCACATCTATACGACATTCCTACCACAGGCCTACGTTTCTTTACAGTATATGGTTCATGGGGGCGTCCTGATATGGCACCGTTTATCTTTACTAAGAAGATTCTGGATGGTGATGTCATTGATATCAATAACAATGGCGATATGTGGCGTGATTTTACTCACGTGGAAGATATTGTTGAAGGCGTAGTACGTATTGCCGATGTGGTACCAACACGTAATTCTTCTTGGACAGTAGAGGAAGGCTCACCAGCATCAAGCTCGGCTCCATACGCGATTTATAATATTGGCCATGGTTCTCCAATTAACCTGATGGATTTTGTGAAAGCGATAGAAGATGAGTTAGGTATTGAAGCGCAGAAAAACTTCCGTGAAATGCAGCCTGGGGACGTATACCAAACCTATGCAGATACCCAAGATTTATTTGCTGTTACAGGTTATACCCCTAAAATGACGGTGAAAGAAGGTGTTGCTGAGTTCGTGCAGTGGTATCGTGAGTTTTACAATAAGTAAACAGACTCGGTAATTAATACTATATACGGGTATTACACATTTACGTTGCTTTTATATCTTAATAGCCAAACTCGAAGGGAGTTTGGCTATTTTATTTGTGCTGAAGATATGAAACTCCATGGTATTATATAAAAACGCCCCATCCTAGGATGGGGCGTTTTTATTAGATAATACGAAAAATTACATACCTTGTTGGCTTTCGATATACACTTCTTTTTCTTTACCTTTTAGGCGCTTTACAAAAGCGGTGATCCGCCATATGTAGGCGAGTGTGAGTGCATAAACTAGGAAGCAAGCAACAAACGTAACAAACATAATTGTTTCACTCACCTGGGCAATTTCACCATAAATTCCAAAGCCTGCAAACACAGTGGCTATCAAACAAATCACAGCTAATGTTTGATGCGGTGAAAGACCAAGTCGTTGACAAATATGGTGTAAGTGCTCACGGTCTGGTTTAAATGGCGAATGGCCGCGGCGCATACGGCGCATCATAATCGCTGCCATGTCCATGAGTGGAATCGCAATAATCCATACGGCGGTAATTGGTCGCATAAGGGCGTGGCCACTTTCTTGGCTGGCGCCAATGAGAAGCCAAATGACGGTCATACCAATCATCATGCTTCCGGCATCGCCCATAAAGACTTTACGCGTGCGTCCTAAAATGCCTAAATTCATGCAAATATAAGGGATCATAGCGACGATGAACGACATACATAAACCCACGGCCCAATGTTGTCCTGATAAGGTTAACATAACTGCCAAAGCACTAAACGTCACCACAGATAAGCCGCCCAACAGCCCATCAATGCCATCGACCATATTGAATGCGTTAATCGCGCCAATGACCGCGAACACTGTAAACACATAACCGGCGTAACTTAATTTGATATCACCATTGCCTAATAAGTTACCAAGGTGATCGAGTCCTAGGCCAGTCTGCGCCATGAGCAAAATAGCCAAGCCAGCTTGTACACCTAAGCGCACTTTAAAGCTGATATCAAATTTATCATCTAACACGCCCACCACAATCAAACTGGTGATGGAAAAGAAATATAGACCGGTATGAGCGAGCGAGTGTGGGTTAAAGAATAAATATAACGCCGTCACTATGTAGAGTGATACCCCACCGACGAGAGGGACGGCACCTTTGTGACGTTTGCGAAAGTCTGGTTTATCTACCAATCCAACCTTTTTAGCAATCTTCCTTGTGATAAACAAAGAGGCGAATGATAAAAAGAATACTATCACCATTTCCATAATCATAATTTTAGCCAACATGAGTTATTAGTGTTAATCAATGGGCTTTATCTGCCCCTTTTGTAGTAGGCCGTATTCTATATTGATTAATAAAAAGAAGGAAGTCTGCCGCATTTTTATCCTATGAGATCTGCTTTATGGCAGATTAATTCTCAAATTTGAGAAAATTCTCAGATTTTAGCATTCCTTTCTCTTTAAGCGAATTATAGCATTTTCTGACGTTTCAATAATGCCGCCTACCTAATTAGAGTAATTGCGTTAGGTGAAGAAATGTCATCATTATGTGTGAAAAAAACAAGATGTGATATTGCATCCAAACTTAGTTAGTGGTGTTGTGGCACTTTATTTTTAGTCATGAAGCCTGACGGAATTATTTTAAAATTCGCAAAAATATGACGAGAAATATTTGTTTTGCTAAATATTATTGGTAATAATGCCTCAACGTCAGAATTAAGGTAAAAAATAATGATTAAGAAGTGTCTTTTCCCAGCCGCGGGCTACGGTACTCGTTTTCTTCCTGCGACTAAGTCTATGCCCAAAGAAATGATGCCAGTGGTAAATAAACCATTGATTGAGTACGGTGTTGATGAAGCGATTCATGCAGGTATGACCGATATGTGTATTGTGACTGGTCGTGGTAAACACGCCATCATGGATCACTTCGATATGAACTTTGAGCTAGAACAACAGATTGCTGGTACCAAGAAAGAAGAGCTACTAGGCGATATTCGCGGGTTAATGAATTCAGCCAATTTTACGTATATTCGCCAGCGTGAAATGAAAGGTCTAGGGCATGCTATTCTTACCGGTAAACCTTTAGTCGGTGATAATCCATTCGCGGTAGTATTAGCAGACGATTTATGTGTTAACGGTGATCAAGGTGTGCTAGCGCAAATGTCGGCGTTGTATAACCAGTTCCGTTGCACCATTGTCGCGGTACAAGAAGTGCCAGAGTCAGAAACGCACAAGTATGGTGTGATTTCAGGTGAAATGATTAAAGATAACATCTACCGTGTAGATGACATGGTTGAGAAACCAGATCCGGGCTCAGCGCCAAGTAACCTGGCGATTATTGGTCGTTATATCATGACTCCTGATATTTTTGATTTGATTGAAGAGACAGAACCAGGCAAAGGTGGTGAAATCCAAATTACTGATGCACTTTTGAAGCAAGCGAAAACAGGTTGCGTGCTGGCCTATAAATTCAAAGGCGAACGTTTTGATTGTGGTAGTGTTGAAGGCTATATTGACGCGATCAACTACTGCTACGAGAATGTATATAATAAATAGTCGCGAAGAAACATGTGTTGTCGCGATATAAAGGAGCCTTTGGGCTCCTTTTTTGATTTTTTCCTTTAGGTTAAGCGTATACAAGCAATCTTGTTTGATAGTGAACGTTTCATTGTTGAAGAGAGATTGAATCAGGAGTTAGCGGTGATTTTAGATTCGCCGATGGTAAGTCAAGTGATGGAATCCCCTCTAACTCCCCCAAAAGGGGGAGGATAGAATAGAATGGTTATTCGCGGTAGAGACTCGTAAACTAAGTCGCTGGGCTTAGGCATTTTCTGGTGGATTGGCTTCTTGGGCAATACTTTCAGAAGTTCTCGCAAGTGTCAGTGAAAGGCGCTCAAAGCTACCGCGGATCAGTTCATATTGTTCTTCAGGGAAGGCTTCTTGCGGTAATTTACTAAATAGATACTCGGTGGCTTCAGTAAATGCACTGGTATGTAAGCCCTGGTAACAATGGTAAAACGCATCGGCTAGCGCACGTTGTAGTGTGTTCAGATCGTCATCAAAACGATGACCACAGTTATTTTGGATCACTTTTCTTAAGCGCAGTGACACATGGCCGATGTTCAACGCCGTTAATGATAGATCTGTGATGTTTCGCGTCGTTTTCATGCCTTTTTCATAGGTTGAAATGCGCAGTAGGCGATCCCCCATGCGCGAGTTAAACCAAATATCGCCTTTGGACTGCTGCGGTAAGTTCACCAAGTCTTTATAGGTATTGGTTATGAGGCGGTTCATCATTAACTGCAAACTTGGCCCTGTGATCAGTTTAAATAGCCAGTAAAGTAAGCTGACACCGACAAAAATCGCTAAGGCGTAGCTTACGGTAGAGTCGATTTGAAATGACCGGCTCATACCAGGGCTGGGCCGGACAAAAATGGTGAAAGGAATCAAAATACCTAGCCCATACGGTAAAGTAGGCCGGTTTGATAAGGCAAGTAACCCAACAAAGTAGGGCGCTGCCAATACAAGAACCAATAATTCAAAATCCCCAGTACTTTCTGCCAATAAGGGCAACGCATAAAAAATTGCCAAAGGCAGTGCAATGCAAATCCCGACCAGAATACGCCGTAAGACGAGCGTTAAAATCATCATAGGCAAGCGCGCCATCATGATAGAAAACACCACTGGCAAGATCATCATCATTAATACGGCACTGGAGCCTGTACCAATCCATAACCCGGCACCCACTAAGAACATAATGGCACTGCGTAACCCCGTTGTTAGGCCGACTAATGGATCATGGTGAGGTTTAATACGCGGGGCATTGAGTAGAACCTTACGCTCGCTGGTAAGTGAGTCATAACTTTTTAATATCACCACTAAATCAGCGGTGAGCTCTAAAGCAATTTTCAGTAACCGAACCTCTAAAGCTGATTTATCCGTAGAAGCATTGGAGTAATAAACTTGCTCACGTCGCATTTTTTGTACCAGCTGGTGGCATGCCTCAAAATTATCCGCGTGATAAATTTGCACAAAATAGCTGTGCATATTTTTTATAATGCCTGATAAGTTCTCCGAAATTAACTCTGGGTGATTACGCTGTAATCGCCCGAAAATCTGGATCAGGGATAATAAGGATAATGTTTTATTGGAAAGCAAATTTGATGCTCGGCTTCGCCCGGGGCCAAAAGGGCCTTCATAGGTGACGGCGGTCGAGTCGTCATTCAGTGCGGTCAGTGATTCTAAAATACCATCAATGGCTTGGTGGCGTGCTTCATGGGTTTCATTAGGATCAAGTTCAATCGCTAAATAATGCAGCGCTTGATTAATTGTGGTGCGTGCGTGACCTTGCAATACAGAACTGACACTAATCGGCCAGATTAAGGTACTGACTAAAGCAGCGCATATTACTCCGACAATGATCTCACTCATGCGGGCTTGAGCCATCGCAAAAATGGCGGTACTACTGGCTTGTGATGGCTGGATCATTACCAAAAGAACAATGAGACATGCTGTCATACCCGCCATGGCAAAGGCATAAATCAAGTTGACGCGCCGCACTAATGCTGAGAGCCCAGAATTAATGCCTAACCAGAGAGCTAAGCTACCTAACGCAATATAAGGATACGCGGAAAAATGCTCTAAAAGCACAATAGCAAAGGCTCCCCCGACCATTGTTCCTAATATCTGATAAAGCCCTTTTTCAATCACGAGTCCGCTTTCTGGACGGATTTGCAGAAAGATCGCCCCCACGAGTGCCCAGTAGGGCCGGTCAAGGTTTAGGAACATGGCAAGGTAGAGGGAAAGCGCCATTGCAATGACGCCTTTGAGCGCAAACCTGACAGCATGCGAATTGGGAAAAAAAATACTGTTAAACAACGCCTGCATAATAATATCGCTTATTTAGACGGTTTTAATTGGATGGAAACCGTCATCCCTGCGCTGAGGTTAACCTCCTCTGGGATAGGATCTAGTTTGATATCCACCGGAATACGCTGAGCTAAACGAACCCAGTTAAAGGTTTGTTGTACCTGAGGTAATAACTGATTATTGCCTTGTGTATTGTTATCGGCAATGGCTTTACCAATGCTGCTGACTTTACCTGTTAACGGTTTTCCGCCGCTCATTAAAGTGATGGTTGCTTTTTGCCCTTCATGAATCATCGGCACTTTGGTTTCTTCAAAATAACCAGTGACATATAAGCTACCTTTATGCACGAGAGAGAGTACCGATTTCCCTTTGCTTACGTAGTTTCCTTCACGGAGCGATAAATTGACGATAGAACCATCTTGCGGGGCAGTCACGATAGAGCGCTGTACATCTATTTTCGCCGCATTGAGTTTGGCTTCACTGAGTTTTAGCGTGGCTTGCGCTTGCTTAGCTTTAATGCGAGCACTTTCAGTCGTTTCATCGGAAACGAGTTTGCCTTGCTTACTGAGCTCTATACGGCGTTGATATTTATGCTGAGCGAGTTCTAAAGCGTAACGGTTGCCTTCAACTTGCGCTTCGAGTTCGGCAAGTGCGGCTTTAGCACGTTTATCGTCGATAGTCAGGATAACATCGCCTTTTTTGACCTCTTGGTTGTCTTTGACGTTTAAATGAGTTACCCAACCAGATACGTCAGGGGCGATGGTAATGATATCAGCGCGTACTCTGCCATCACGAGTCCATGGTGAGTAAAGATAATGCTGCCAGATCCAATGTCCTGCGAGTATGGCAATAATAATGACGATAAGAGTCAGGGAGATACGTAAAGGTTTTTTTATCATAATGGTGGTTAGCTCCCGAGTAGGTAAACGATCAGTGCGAGATAGCAAATGTATAAGCCGACTTCAAACCAAGCGACTCGCCAAATTTTGGTATAGAGACCCGTCTTATAAAGCATAAGTCGCGTTATCCAAGAGAGGATAAATGCAAGCGGGGTAAATAGAACTAAGGGACTAAACAGTAGGCCACCTAGCGCTAATTCTTGAAACATATTAGACAATCCCCTGTTAGTGGTTTAGTGCAGCCCATGCCAAATACTCTACATTAAGCGTGTTCATATTGTGTTAAGTATGCAAAGAGATCTGAGAGTGATCAGGTTATAAAAGAATAGACGACACAATTGAATACGCGAGATGAACGATGACTGCGTGGTATGTTGCTGTTTTATTTTTTATACGCGTCATGCTCTATAGTTTTAACCTTGAATGGGTACGTAATCAAGCATTTCTTTTATTAGTTAATGATGGTTTTAGAGCGGTATTGGCGCTGCGATGAACGCCAGTGAGAGAATAAATGAGCTCAAGAAGAGGCAAGTGGCAAGCTAAATTCTTCTCGCTCACGCTAGATAGGGCGAGCGTGAACAGGCGATGCCAAGATGGCCGCTGAACTCGGTGACTGACCTTGAAATCAGAGGTCGTATTGTATTATTGAGAAATGAGATGAAATTCCGATTGGGTTAAAATAGCGTCTTCAATCTCCTTTAAACCAAGCGTGCTGTAACCAAAAAAATTCGGCGTTAAGGCATGACGCAGGGTATGCAGAGCGGTTGCTGTCGAGCTGGCAAAGACTTGCGCATCGGATAGCGCCACCAGTGCCGTGCGCGCCGTATTTGTCATGGTTTGATCGAACGTACTGTAGCCAGCAATCGAGTCATACAAGTTACTAAATTCTCCAGAGGCGTTGCTTTCCAGATAATAGCGAATGGTACGAGCGTGTGTTGCGGCAAACTGCTTAACGGTTTCTTGCTGAGTAAATGAGGTGGCTAATAAGTCATCCCCGCCTGCGTGTGCATGCGTATTTGGAATAAAGCCATGCAGCGGGAACACCAAATAAGCGACGATGGCCTGATCACGCGTGATGGCGGAAAGAATGAAATTTTCATCACGATAATAGCGAATTTTGTCACCTTTATATGACTGTTTGAGATACACCGGCTCGCCGAACGTGGACGATAACGTTTCTGCGGATGCGCGGATATACAGGGTATCGAGCTTGTTTTGCGATGGGATAGTCGTAAATTGCGCCAAGCTAAAATTATACAGTTTTTCTAGCGCATCGGAGCTGTCATTAAAATTACCTAAGGCGATAATGACAAGAGAAATTGTGGTAATGACATGTGCCCAAGTGTTACTGACATTGAGCGTGAAGTCGCCAATGGCGACTTCTTTTTTAGGTTGCGCGTTTTTTTGATGTGGTGAGGTCATGAATGGGTCATCTCATCGAGGGCTTGTGAGGCGGCGTCTTGGCCGTTTTCAATGGTCTCGTTGACCTTTTCTTGAATGGTTTCGATGTTTTCATCACCCAGCGTATCCGTGATGGTTTCTTTGTAGGTGACACCGATATACACGCCAATGAT
This DNA window, taken from Vibrio palustris, encodes the following:
- a CDS encoding glycosyltransferase family 2 protein, producing MISIGILTYKRTDLLLSTINDINKTEHDIELIILNNNESLDVLDEIKNSLTNDNIKLKYIWHKKNYGVSSGRKVILDNCQTQYIILYDDDVCIPDIDGTINHVVTEFDNNKKTFGISFNIIDHSIDTHNRFEIPHKDKDIDMSQDFYTYIMIGAGHALRVDKALEAGNYADDFGLYGFEEVDLGFRIINLGGEIKYLSNCVVRHKRSPDGRFSNKQVSYQAFVNRSIMAKRYFPKRYYISCLIVRGLFLLKTTKDFNILIKGLKEVFNDEQNQKFSQYFFDYVNKVKGFIWY
- a CDS encoding glycosyltransferase family 2 protein; protein product: MKLTVVSIYHNRQDYIQESIDSVVEQLSDNMQLLLVDDGSTDDTYIRLKEFERNNVKVITQKNMGFTKTIINVIENSDSEFVAIHGSGDVSLPGRLKHQLEFLESNPDYGVVGCYCHFTDMVTKDNISTFGHDIDGDVSTKLLSYNIYTHGEVMFTKSFYDQVGGYRKEFKYSQDYDLWLRMSSVCKFHTLKQTFYKRMVNVDGSVNSNAHKLYHQLLFSEFAKYCHTKRLNHDKDPLDSNGTASLLEFTINSKSLIKLWKKSILEGKDFLTYCPSNSFNYILRLSVPVLYPFRSLLSKIFGKNKV
- a CDS encoding NAD-dependent epimerase, giving the protein MKYLVTGAAGFIGSVVVEQLTKNGHQVVGIDNLNDYYDVALKEARLARIQNPNFKLVRLDIADRDSVASLFASEQFDKVIHLAAQAGVRYSIENPHAYADSNLVGHLNILEGCRHNQVKHLVYASSSSVYGLNAKTPFATSDSVDHPVSLYAATKKSNELMAHSYSHLYDIPTTGLRFFTVYGSWGRPDMAPFIFTKKILDGDVIDINNNGDMWRDFTHVEDIVEGVVRIADVVPTRNSSWTVEEGSPASSSAPYAIYNIGHGSPINLMDFVKAIEDELGIEAQKNFREMQPGDVYQTYADTQDLFAVTGYTPKMTVKEGVAEFVQWYREFYNK
- the wecA gene encoding UDP-N-acetylglucosamine--undecaprenyl-phosphate N-acetylglucosaminephosphotransferase, with the protein product MIMEMVIVFFLSFASLFITRKIAKKVGLVDKPDFRKRHKGAVPLVGGVSLYIVTALYLFFNPHSLAHTGLYFFSITSLIVVGVLDDKFDISFKVRLGVQAGLAILLMAQTGLGLDHLGNLLGNGDIKLSYAGYVFTVFAVIGAINAFNMVDGIDGLLGGLSVVTFSALAVMLTLSGQHWAVGLCMSFIVAMIPYICMNLGILGRTRKVFMGDAGSMMIGMTVIWLLIGASQESGHALMRPITAVWIIAIPLMDMAAIMMRRMRRGHSPFKPDREHLHHICQRLGLSPHQTLAVICLIATVFAGFGIYGEIAQVSETIMFVTFVACFLVYALTLAYIWRITAFVKRLKGKEKEVYIESQQGM
- the galU gene encoding UTP--glucose-1-phosphate uridylyltransferase GalU, whose protein sequence is MIKKCLFPAAGYGTRFLPATKSMPKEMMPVVNKPLIEYGVDEAIHAGMTDMCIVTGRGKHAIMDHFDMNFELEQQIAGTKKEELLGDIRGLMNSANFTYIRQREMKGLGHAILTGKPLVGDNPFAVVLADDLCVNGDQGVLAQMSALYNQFRCTIVAVQEVPESETHKYGVISGEMIKDNIYRVDDMVEKPDPGSAPSNLAIIGRYIMTPDIFDLIEETEPGKGGEIQITDALLKQAKTGCVLAYKFKGERFDCGSVEGYIDAINYCYENVYNK
- a CDS encoding FUSC family protein; this encodes MQALFNSIFFPNSHAVRFALKGVIAMALSLYLAMFLNLDRPYWALVGAIFLQIRPESGLVIEKGLYQILGTMVGGAFAIVLLEHFSAYPYIALGSLALWLGINSGLSALVRRVNLIYAFAMAGMTACLIVLLVMIQPSQASSTAIFAMAQARMSEIIVGVICAALVSTLIWPISVSSVLQGHARTTINQALHYLAIELDPNETHEARHQAIDGILESLTALNDDSTAVTYEGPFGPGRSRASNLLSNKTLSLLSLIQIFGRLQRNHPELISENLSGIIKNMHSYFVQIYHADNFEACHQLVQKMRREQVYYSNASTDKSALEVRLLKIALELTADLVVILKSYDSLTSERKVLLNAPRIKPHHDPLVGLTTGLRSAIMFLVGAGLWIGTGSSAVLMMMILPVVFSIMMARLPMMILTLVLRRILVGICIALPLAIFYALPLLAESTGDFELLVLVLAAPYFVGLLALSNRPTLPYGLGILIPFTIFVRPSPGMSRSFQIDSTVSYALAIFVGVSLLYWLFKLITGPSLQLMMNRLITNTYKDLVNLPQQSKGDIWFNSRMGDRLLRISTYEKGMKTTRNITDLSLTALNIGHVSLRLRKVIQNNCGHRFDDDLNTLQRALADAFYHCYQGLHTSAFTEATEYLFSKLPQEAFPEEQYELIRGSFERLSLTLARTSESIAQEANPPENA
- a CDS encoding HlyD family secretion protein; this encodes MIKKPLRISLTLIVIIIAILAGHWIWQHYLYSPWTRDGRVRADIITIAPDVSGWVTHLNVKDNQEVKKGDVILTIDDKRAKAALAELEAQVEGNRYALELAQHKYQRRIELSKQGKLVSDETTESARIKAKQAQATLKLSEAKLNAAKIDVQRSIVTAPQDGSIVNLSLREGNYVSKGKSVLSLVHKGSLYVTGYFEETKVPMIHEGQKATITLMSGGKPLTGKVSSIGKAIADNNTQGNNQLLPQVQQTFNWVRLAQRIPVDIKLDPIPEEVNLSAGMTVSIQLKPSK
- a CDS encoding DUF1656 domain-containing protein, with protein sequence MFQELALGGLLFSPLVLFTPLAFILSWITRLMLYKTGLYTKIWRVAWFEVGLYICYLALIVYLLGS
- a CDS encoding ETEC_3214 domain-containing protein produces the protein MTSPHQKNAQPKKEVAIGDFTLNVSNTWAHVITTISLVIIALGNFNDSSDALEKLYNFSLAQFTTIPSQNKLDTLYIRASAETLSSTFGEPVYLKQSYKGDKIRYYRDENFILSAITRDQAIVAYLVFPLHGFIPNTHAHAGGDDLLATSFTQQETVKQFAATHARTIRYYLESNASGEFSNLYDSIAGYSTFDQTMTNTARTALVALSDAQVFASSTATALHTLRHALTPNFFGYSTLGLKEIEDAILTQSEFHLISQ